The following are from one region of the Elgaria multicarinata webbii isolate HBS135686 ecotype San Diego chromosome 13, rElgMul1.1.pri, whole genome shotgun sequence genome:
- the ITPKC gene encoding inositol-trisphosphate 3-kinase C gives MRLDTAAAAAGGAPAGQAHLPAGHGSDGAGDEPERQNKPWKKLKNMVHWSPCVVSFRKRYPWVQLAGHAGNFKAGDFGRILKKYCPSEQQCLERLACDTLQPYVPAYYGIVEHDGEPYIQMEDLLCGFDAPSIMDCKMGVRTYLEEELEKARQQPCPRRDMYDKMVAVDPAAPTAEEHVQCGVLKPRYMQWRETLSSTATLGFRIEGIKKADGTCSTSFKKTQQPEQVVQAFWDFVDGDKSILPSYLERLQEVRLALEQSEFFKVHEVVGSSLLFVHDQTGLARVWMIDFGKTVPLPERQTLTHRLPWVEGNREDGYLWGLDNLIAILESMLGE, from the exons ATGCGCTTGGacacagcggcggcagcagcaggcggGGCGCCGGCCGGGCAGGCCCACCTCCCGGCCGGACACGGCTCCGACGGCGCCGGGGACGAGCCCGAGCGGCAG AATAAGCCGTGGAAGAAGTTGAAAAATATGGTGCACTGGTCGCCGTGCGTTGTGTCCTTCCGAAAACGCTACCCCTGGGTGCAGCTTGCTGGCCATGCAG GCAACTTCAAGGCGGGGGATTTTGGGCGCATCCTGAAGAAGTATTGCCCCAGTGAGCAGCAGTGCCTGGAGCGCTTGGCGTGCGACACGCTGCAGCCTTATGTGCCGGCCTACTATGGCATTGTGGAGCACGACGGGGAGCCCTATATCCAGATGGAGGACTTGCTGTGCGGCTTCGATGCCCCTTCCATCATGGACTGCAAGATGGGCGTCAG GACATACCTTGAGGAGGAGTTGGAGAAAGCCAGGCAGCAGCCCTGCCCGCGCAGGGACATGTACGACAAGATGGTTGCCGTCGACCCGGCGGCTCCCACGGCCGAGGAGCACGTGCAGTGTGGCGTCCTGAAGCCTCGCTACATGCAGTGGAGGGAGACGCTCAGCTCCACCGCCACGCTGGGCTTCCGCATCGAGGGGATCAAG AAAGCGGACGGCACCTGCAGCACCAGCTTCAAGAAGACTCAGCAGCCAGAGCAAGTGGTGCAGGCCTTCTGGGACTTCGTGGATGGAGACAAAAGCATTCTG CCAAGCTACCTGGAGCGCCTGCAGGAGGTGCGGCTGGCCCTGGAACAGTCCGAGTTCTTCAAGGTGCACGAG GTGGTAGGCAGCTCCCTGCTCTTCGTCCATGACCAAACAGGCCTGGCCCGGGTCTGGATGATCGACTTCGGCAAGACGGTCCCACTGCCTGAGCGGCAGACCCTGACACACCGGCTGCCGTGGGTGGAGGGGAACCGTGAGGACGGCTACCTCTGGGGCTTGGACAACCTCATTGCCATCCTAGAGAGCATGCTGGGAGAGTGA